CCCGAAAGTGAGAATGGGGTTGAGTGAAGGTACCTGCTTCATTGTGAacctctcatgaggatcttgtTTGAGACAATTCTCAGCAGCAAGCACCATCCAGAAAAGCTGGTGCACATCATGGCACTCCAAAATTCTTGAATCAATTAGGTCTGGATAGTTTTTGGCTTCCAAAAGTGGCTTTGCCTATTTCATAGATAACATAAACATAACATAACTATATATCAAGTTCAagaattcatttcatttcatttcaattTCAATAATCAATCACTCACCCATCCCACAAGGCTCTTCCCACCAGATATCTCATCTGTTGTTTTGAGCCCACTAATAAGCTGCAGCAACACCACTCCAAATGAGTATACATCTGTTTTATCAGACATTTTCCCACACTCTGCATATTCTGGTGCTACATATCCAAGAGTCCCCACCACCCCAGATGAAGATTTAGCACCCTCGTCTTGCTCCTTCGCCAGCCCGAAATCCGCCCAGCTACAAATATAGAAGTGTTTGAGCACATAAGATCATTATGATAtttattacatatttatttaaggGCAATTGGTATAATTGTATATTAATCTTTCCACTTGGCCCACTTATTTTGACACGGTCATTAATAAGAGTAATTAAAGGGTTTATATGGTGGACTTTTATGTTTTGAAGTGGCTTTCTGGACGGGGGAGCTTTTTTTTAACATTGtctaaattctaattttatgattttctAGAACTCCTCTAAATCCTAAAAAACCTCGAACtaacttttttaataaaatgcaaTCACTATATAAATTATTGGTGACACAAGATGAATTATATCCCTAAAGAAATTATTGAGCTATTTAAAACATATTagaaatcattttgaaatgCTGAAAGTTTGTGGTTTTTTATCATCTTTCTGTTATCGAATTTTGTACAGTGGGATATTTTgtgaaaaaaactaaaaattcgggattttttaggagaaaatgaaagttcaagACATTTTttggaaaacgctgaaagttcgggacataaaacacaattaacccgaaaaaaaattggcctatttttgcaaaccTCCCTAAGATGATggcctaaaaaaaaaatttaaactctATAAACATCATAAGCTTCAAGTAAACCTCACCAGTGCTTCATGGTCATGAGTGATGAGGATGTTCCCGGGCCTCATGTCTCGATGCACGATGTTGCGCTCGTGCAGGTAGGCGAGCCCTCGGGCGGCTCCCTTGGCGATCTTCATCCTCTGCTCCCACGTGAGGCCCCACGAGAGGTTATCTTCCAAGGAGCCGTTGCAGATGAACTCATAGACGAGGAGTCTATGAGCCCCCTGCGTGCATGATCCCAGCAGCATCACAACATTCTGATGCCTTGCTTGGCTCAGCACATACACCTCACTCTTGAACTCCTTCTCCCCTTGAAGGCTCGCGGCCTTGAGCCGCTTCACGGCCACTCTCCGCCCGTCTCTCAGCCTCCCTTTGTACACCCGCCCGAATCCACCCTCGGAGATGAAGTTATTGCCCGAGAACCCGTCTGTCGCCTCGTCGAGCTCTGCATAGCTCAGCTCTCTGTGCCTGCTCCCCATTTTAGGCCTTCTGTTCTTGCACACTGAGCACATTGGATTATCAAACTCCTTCAACTTGTAATTCTCATTGCCTTTCTCATTGCCTCTCTTGATCATGGATGCTTCATTTTTGGAACTTGAAGTTGAACCTATGAACTTGGAGTCATCTTCAATCACAGAGTAACTACATATTGCTGAGCTTTTTTCTGGAGATTCTGCACCAAAAATTGAATTCAATTTAATT
The genomic region above belongs to Salvia miltiorrhiza cultivar Shanhuang (shh) chromosome 5, IMPLAD_Smil_shh, whole genome shotgun sequence and contains:
- the LOC130984965 gene encoding proline-rich receptor-like protein kinase PERK3, whose amino-acid sequence is MKMSKGGEIEKVVVIQTCIDLSWSEMKWLLNALPINHGDEVIFLGVFQLTNPSTSSFLSAAKILGYKGKEDPYKNGSMRKLLEEERRKKKEEYRQNSGIIKLQEKLQLEKKVKVNVEVAVCTSRRVAGVRAVKRLGATSIILDREMKKEKQYFMDRVSCGISSMKSNNTIVKIRGPINRHVSYDEMIPSYSFEEISPTKSLGKSSFEDISPTKSPEKSSAICSYSVIEDDSKFIGSTSSSKNEASMIKRGNEKGNENYKLKEFDNPMCSVCKNRRPKMGSRHRELSYAELDEATDGFSGNNFISEGGFGRVYKGRLRDGRRVAVKRLKAASLQGEKEFKSEVYVLSQARHQNVVMLLGSCTQGAHRLLVYEFICNGSLEDNLSWGLTWEQRMKIAKGAARGLAYLHERNIVHRDMRPGNILITHDHEALVSWADFGLAKEQDEGAKSSSGVVGTLGYVAPEYAECGKMSDKTDVYSFGVVLLQLISGLKTTDEISGGKSLVGWAKPLLEAKNYPDLIDSRILECHDVHQLFWMVLAAENCLKQDPHERFTMKQVVNYLNCNKEDNTNFIIDLDFT